In the genome of Candidatus Microbacterium phytovorans, one region contains:
- a CDS encoding sugar ABC transporter permease — MATSATPAVARYVPPSPLGGRGPLSARLRRRLTILVFLIPAVTILSAFVFWPMISALLMSFTNANGFRTPEFIGLENYLAVFTDEQVLRSMGNTVLYAALFTPTVVITALLLALALNHPRLPLRGMFRTLLFVPFIVSLAVAAFAWQYLLDPQIGLANYWLRGLGLQIGNVFQDPALAMPAVALIAVWKTFPFYMIVFLAGLQDIPPSLYEAARVDGATAWARFRHITVPLLGNTTGFVVVIATIAALQAFDQIYVLTGGGPYRSTQTVVMQIYQSGFKDLDLGFAAALSYVLLVATLILGLVQFWLSSRRAEAAV, encoded by the coding sequence ATGGCAACGAGCGCCACGCCGGCCGTCGCACGATACGTGCCCCCTTCGCCGCTCGGCGGTCGAGGCCCGCTGTCGGCTCGCCTGCGCCGACGGCTCACGATCCTGGTGTTCCTGATCCCGGCCGTGACGATCCTGTCCGCGTTCGTGTTCTGGCCCATGATCAGCGCGCTGCTGATGTCGTTCACCAACGCCAACGGGTTCCGGACGCCGGAGTTCATCGGGCTGGAGAACTACCTCGCCGTCTTCACCGACGAACAGGTGCTCCGCTCCATGGGGAACACCGTGCTCTACGCCGCGCTGTTCACGCCGACCGTCGTCATCACCGCGCTGCTCCTCGCGCTCGCCCTCAACCACCCGCGGCTGCCGCTGCGAGGGATGTTCCGCACGCTGCTGTTCGTCCCGTTCATCGTCTCGCTCGCCGTCGCCGCCTTCGCGTGGCAGTACCTGCTCGACCCGCAGATCGGCCTCGCCAACTACTGGCTGCGCGGTCTCGGGCTGCAGATCGGCAACGTGTTCCAGGACCCCGCGCTCGCGATGCCCGCCGTCGCCCTCATCGCGGTGTGGAAGACCTTCCCCTTCTACATGATCGTCTTCCTCGCCGGCCTCCAGGACATCCCGCCGTCGCTCTACGAGGCGGCACGCGTCGACGGGGCGACCGCCTGGGCGCGCTTCCGGCACATCACCGTGCCGCTCCTGGGCAACACGACGGGGTTCGTCGTCGTGATCGCGACGATCGCGGCCCTCCAGGCGTTCGACCAGATCTACGTGCTCACCGGCGGCGGGCCGTACCGCAGCACGCAGACGGTCGTGATGCAGATCTACCAGTCCGGCTTCAAGGACCTCGACCTCGGCTTCGCCGCCGCGCTGTCCTACGTGCTGCTGGTGGCGACACTCATTCTCGGCCTCGTGCAGTTCTGGCTGAGCAGCCGCCGCGCGGAGGCCGCCGTATGA
- a CDS encoding ABC transporter substrate-binding protein, translated as MRKFLAITALGVASVVALAGCSGTSDPAPADGQPVEIDFWHGYTEADGKVLDDLVAEFNASQDGVVITPSTKPWATILDTVLPALTSKTGPQLLALPPENIPVYASQGALLPLDDWYDAADSGASSLNEQAVATGIVDGERYGAPLSFTPLAMFYNKALFDAAGVAVPTTWDEWVAAAKELTVDDDGDGTPEQYGLALADHATVGNGVWMSLFKSGGGDVVTADGEVVVDSPENVATLSYWADAVRKDKISPAGLSGVDTDGLFSSGKAAMTLAGPWMASVSEGAGIEYGIAPIPAGPAGAKASALAVDLTVTSQASDAEKAAIGTFLTWFYQKENMVTWSLGSGWPPLTTDVAASDVSENAVVSALTEQSSLGVALLPGVIPSTDVLTELDTATQKALAGGDPSELLTAAQTAMTATLAE; from the coding sequence ATGAGAAAGTTCCTCGCAATCACCGCACTGGGCGTGGCGTCCGTCGTCGCACTCGCCGGGTGCAGCGGCACGTCCGACCCTGCCCCCGCCGACGGACAGCCCGTCGAGATCGACTTCTGGCACGGGTATACCGAGGCCGACGGCAAAGTGCTCGACGACCTGGTCGCCGAGTTCAACGCGTCGCAGGACGGCGTCGTCATCACCCCCTCGACCAAGCCGTGGGCGACGATCCTCGACACCGTCCTCCCGGCGCTCACGTCGAAGACGGGGCCGCAGCTGCTCGCCCTTCCCCCCGAGAACATCCCGGTCTACGCCTCGCAGGGTGCACTGCTCCCCCTCGACGACTGGTACGACGCCGCCGACAGCGGCGCCTCCAGCCTCAACGAGCAGGCCGTCGCCACCGGCATCGTCGACGGCGAGCGCTACGGCGCCCCGCTGAGCTTCACGCCCCTCGCGATGTTCTACAACAAGGCGCTGTTCGACGCCGCCGGCGTCGCGGTGCCGACGACATGGGACGAATGGGTCGCCGCAGCCAAGGAGCTGACGGTCGACGACGACGGCGACGGCACGCCCGAGCAGTACGGACTCGCCCTCGCCGATCACGCCACCGTCGGAAACGGCGTCTGGATGTCGCTGTTCAAGAGCGGCGGCGGCGATGTCGTCACCGCCGACGGCGAGGTCGTGGTCGACTCCCCCGAGAACGTCGCGACCCTGTCGTACTGGGCCGACGCGGTCCGCAAAGACAAGATCTCCCCCGCCGGGCTCTCGGGCGTCGACACCGACGGCCTGTTCAGCTCGGGCAAGGCGGCGATGACCCTCGCCGGTCCCTGGATGGCGAGCGTCTCGGAGGGCGCCGGCATCGAGTACGGGATCGCTCCGATCCCCGCCGGACCGGCCGGCGCGAAGGCCTCCGCCCTCGCGGTCGACCTCACCGTCACGTCGCAGGCATCGGATGCCGAGAAGGCGGCCATCGGCACGTTCCTCACGTGGTTCTACCAGAAGGAGAACATGGTCACGTGGTCGCTCGGGTCGGGGTGGCCTCCGCTCACCACCGACGTCGCGGCATCCGACGTGTCCGAGAACGCCGTCGTCTCGGCGCTCACCGAGCAGTCGTCGCTGGGCGTCGCGCTCCTCCCGGGCGTCATCCCCTCCACCGACGTGCTCACCGAGCTCGACACCGCGACGCAGAAGGCGCTCGCGGGCGGCGACCCCTCGGAGCTGCTCACCGCCGCGCAGACGGCGATGACGGCCACCCTCGCCGAATAG
- a CDS encoding family 1 glycosylhydrolase: MPAQPWYRDGRLHFALGVEDTFVPQQEPGRRALDEYELMQHYTFWERDLELCEESGATLLRWGIPWYRVNPAPGEWDWEWLDQVIDWFDAHRIDLVADLIHYGTPLWLEGEFAAADYPERVAEYARAVAERYRGRIRHYTPANEPLLNVMYCGEFAHWPPYLSGDDGFVTVLKAISRGIVLTQHAIAEADPDADFVHVEASFRFDGALSAHPETVEHLRHRAYIVQDLVMGRVDDAHPLTPYLRAHGFSDDDLEWARTHTAQPDVVGVNYYPQHSTELFEDGVVLGGGPGELRPRRNAGTEGLKEVLSTFAARYGRPVFLTETGYTGTVQERIDWLHDSVDAVEDLRREGVDVVGYTWWCITDMYEWTYRHSDGPRRDHLLRMGLWALEEDADGILHRVHTPVADAFRRLAAPDAG, from the coding sequence ATGCCCGCACAGCCCTGGTACCGCGACGGTCGCCTGCACTTCGCCCTCGGTGTCGAGGACACGTTCGTGCCCCAGCAGGAGCCGGGACGCCGAGCGCTCGACGAGTACGAGCTCATGCAGCACTACACCTTCTGGGAGCGCGACCTCGAGCTGTGCGAGGAGTCGGGTGCCACCCTGCTGCGCTGGGGCATCCCGTGGTACCGGGTCAATCCCGCACCCGGCGAGTGGGACTGGGAGTGGCTGGACCAGGTCATCGACTGGTTCGACGCGCACCGCATCGATCTGGTCGCCGACCTCATCCACTACGGCACGCCTCTCTGGCTGGAGGGCGAGTTCGCCGCCGCCGATTACCCGGAGCGGGTGGCCGAGTACGCGCGCGCCGTCGCGGAGCGCTACCGCGGCCGCATCCGCCACTACACGCCGGCCAATGAGCCGCTGCTGAACGTCATGTACTGCGGCGAGTTCGCCCACTGGCCCCCGTACCTGTCGGGCGACGACGGGTTCGTGACCGTGCTGAAGGCGATCAGCCGCGGCATCGTGCTCACGCAGCACGCCATCGCCGAGGCCGACCCGGATGCCGACTTCGTGCACGTCGAGGCATCCTTCCGATTCGATGGCGCACTGTCCGCGCACCCCGAGACCGTCGAGCACCTCCGCCACCGCGCGTACATCGTGCAGGACCTCGTGATGGGACGCGTCGACGACGCGCACCCGCTCACCCCCTACCTGCGGGCGCACGGGTTCTCCGACGACGACCTGGAGTGGGCGCGCACGCATACCGCCCAACCCGACGTCGTCGGCGTCAACTACTACCCGCAGCACTCGACGGAGCTGTTCGAGGACGGCGTCGTGCTCGGCGGCGGACCGGGCGAGCTTCGTCCGAGGCGCAACGCCGGCACCGAGGGGCTGAAGGAGGTGCTGTCCACCTTCGCGGCGCGCTATGGCCGCCCGGTCTTCCTCACCGAGACGGGCTACACCGGCACCGTGCAGGAGCGCATCGACTGGCTCCACGACTCGGTCGACGCCGTCGAGGACCTCCGCCGCGAGGGCGTCGACGTGGTGGGCTACACGTGGTGGTGCATCACCGACATGTACGAGTGGACCTACCGCCACTCGGACGGCCCGCGCCGCGATCACCTGCTCCGCATGGGGCTGTGGGCACTGGAAGAGGATGCCGACGGCATCCTGCACCGTGTGCACACCCCCGTCGCCGACGCCTTCCGTCGGCTCGCCGCACCGGACGCGGGCTAG
- a CDS encoding LacI family DNA-binding transcriptional regulator — protein MAATLHDVARLAGVSIKTVSNVVNELPNVRPQTRQRVQEAIEQLDYQPNLSARNLRSGRSGVIGLVVPELSLSYFAQLADAVIARAEHHGVIVQIEQTGGDRDRELAVLTSPRTRNADGLIFSPLGMGQDDAERLAVPYPLVLLGERIFGGPVDHVTMRNVEAAHAATRTLLEAGRRRIALVGAHPGEVMGSAALRLDGYRTALEEAGVAYDPSLVETAGLWHQAEGAEAVRRLLASGADFDAVFAMNDALALGVLRVLQQERVRIPEEVAVVGFDNIDEGQYAMPSLTTVDPGRKEIARQAVDLLVERIARRGDAIPPREVLVDFEVLRRESA, from the coding sequence ATGGCGGCGACCCTGCACGACGTCGCCCGCCTGGCGGGCGTGTCGATCAAGACCGTATCCAACGTCGTCAACGAGCTTCCCAACGTGCGGCCCCAAACGCGGCAGCGCGTGCAGGAGGCCATCGAGCAGCTCGACTATCAGCCCAACCTCTCGGCGCGGAACCTCCGCTCCGGTCGGAGCGGCGTCATCGGCCTCGTCGTTCCCGAGCTCAGTCTCAGCTACTTCGCCCAGCTCGCCGACGCCGTCATCGCGCGCGCCGAGCATCACGGCGTCATCGTCCAGATCGAGCAGACCGGCGGCGATCGCGACCGCGAGCTCGCCGTGCTCACGAGCCCTCGCACCCGCAACGCCGACGGGCTCATCTTCAGTCCCCTCGGCATGGGGCAGGACGATGCCGAGCGGCTGGCCGTCCCGTACCCGCTCGTCCTCCTCGGCGAGCGGATCTTCGGTGGGCCCGTCGATCACGTGACGATGCGCAACGTCGAGGCCGCGCACGCCGCCACCCGCACGCTCCTGGAGGCGGGCCGCCGGCGCATCGCGCTCGTCGGTGCGCACCCGGGTGAGGTCATGGGTTCCGCCGCGCTCCGCCTCGACGGATACCGCACGGCGCTCGAGGAGGCCGGCGTCGCCTACGATCCGTCGCTGGTCGAGACCGCGGGGCTCTGGCACCAGGCCGAAGGCGCGGAAGCCGTGCGGCGGCTCCTGGCATCGGGCGCCGACTTCGACGCGGTGTTCGCCATGAACGACGCCCTCGCCCTCGGCGTGCTGCGGGTGCTCCAGCAGGAGCGGGTCCGCATCCCCGAGGAGGTCGCCGTCGTCGGCTTCGACAACATCGACGAGGGGCAGTACGCGATGCCCAGCCTGACGACCGTCGACCCGGGGCGGAAGGAGATCGCCCGTCAGGCGGTCGACCTGCTCGTCGAGCGGATCGCGCGGCGCGGCGACGCGATCCCGCCCCGCGAGGTGCTGGTCGACTTCGAGGTGCTCCGCCGCGAGTCCGCCTAG
- a CDS encoding bifunctional proline dehydrogenase/L-glutamate gamma-semialdehyde dehydrogenase has product MADTTDAVAGDLVERSIALAQRWVTESAAADVDPAAERLAGVLKDPNGLPFTIGFVDGVMRPESLTAAAANLSRVAPLVPGFLPWYLRGAVRTGGAVAPVLPTPTVPLARKALREMVGHLVVDARPEKLGPAIARLRASGARLNLNLLGEAVLGEDEARRRLNGIHELIRRDDVDYVSVKVSAIASHISMWAFDEVVDAVVDRLLPLYLTAAEQPTFINLDMEEYRDLDLTIAVFTRILDDPRLTGLEAGIVLQAYLPDALPALDRLTEWAQRRVAAGGARIKVRLVKGANLAMERVDAVMHGWPLATHASKLDSDASYLRCLDAALRPERTDAVRLGVAGHNLFDIAYAWLLAGERGVRDDIEMEMLLGMAQGQVQAVSREVGHVLLYVPVVRPDEFDVAISYLVRRLEENASSDNFLSAAFDLADDPEMFARERDRFVASVERASDRALPVGPNRTQDRGAADRAHGSGLDAPDAASVDAATVPLSRPAADPALTRAVLSLGTDDDAFVETAVFSSHESEARIAGAPGFRNTPDSDPALPANREWARAIVGRVAASTAGEATVGAARIDDEGALEAAVARVREVAAAWGSTPAAERGAVLQAAARALEARRGELIEVAAAETGKVFAEADVEVSEAVDFAAYYAATARELDRVAGAVFVPARLTVVTPPWNFPVAIPAGGVLAALAAGSGVVFKPAPQARRCAAVVAEALWEALEESGMPRELVTLVDIDEGALGQRLVSHPDVDRVILTGSWDTAALFRSWRPDLPLLAETSGKNAMIVMPSADLDLAAADLVKSAFGHAGQKCSAASLAILVGPVARSRRFARQLVDATRSLRVGMPTDPLSEVGPVVEKPQGKLAWALTELEEGERWLVAPEQVDEPSADGRLWRPGIRVGVQPGSRTHLEEFFGPMLGVMHARSLTEAIELQNAVAYGLTAGLYTQDPDDLALWLDEVEAGNLYVNRGITGAIVQRQPFGGWKRSSVGAGAKAGGPNYLVGLGSWRASAGAAQSSTLHLRGLDSRITAVIEAAQPTLDYDAFEWLRRGALSDAVAWDREFGRVKDVSGLKVERNLFRYRPVPVSIRATGDAAWQAVLRVVVAGVRAGAAFTLSAPVGIPASVRRALGEVDVPVFVETDAEWIARLRAGDAQRVRIVGGEDAVAAARAALAAATEGDPDVAVYGDEVTTAGRIELLPFLHEQAIAITAHRFGNPDRWSEAVI; this is encoded by the coding sequence ATGGCTGACACGACGGACGCGGTGGCTGGCGATCTCGTCGAGCGATCCATCGCCCTCGCCCAGCGGTGGGTGACCGAATCGGCCGCCGCCGATGTCGATCCCGCGGCCGAACGCCTTGCCGGTGTGCTGAAAGACCCGAACGGGCTGCCGTTCACGATCGGCTTCGTCGACGGCGTCATGCGACCCGAGAGCCTGACCGCCGCCGCCGCGAACCTCAGCCGCGTCGCCCCCCTCGTGCCGGGGTTCCTGCCGTGGTACCTGCGCGGTGCGGTGCGCACGGGCGGGGCTGTGGCCCCCGTGCTGCCGACTCCCACCGTCCCGCTCGCGCGGAAGGCGCTGCGCGAGATGGTCGGGCACCTCGTGGTCGACGCACGTCCGGAGAAGCTCGGCCCGGCGATCGCGCGCCTCCGCGCATCCGGTGCCCGCCTCAATCTGAACCTCCTGGGCGAAGCCGTGCTCGGCGAGGACGAGGCACGTCGGCGGCTCAACGGCATCCACGAGCTCATCCGCCGCGACGACGTGGACTACGTGTCGGTCAAGGTGTCCGCTATCGCGAGTCACATCTCGATGTGGGCGTTCGACGAGGTGGTCGACGCCGTCGTCGACCGTCTCCTCCCGCTCTACCTCACGGCAGCCGAGCAGCCCACCTTCATCAACCTCGACATGGAGGAGTACCGCGATCTCGACCTCACGATCGCCGTCTTCACCCGCATCCTCGACGACCCCCGGCTGACCGGGCTCGAGGCGGGCATCGTGCTGCAGGCGTACCTGCCCGACGCTCTCCCCGCACTCGACCGGCTCACCGAATGGGCCCAGCGACGGGTCGCAGCGGGCGGTGCGCGCATCAAGGTGCGCCTCGTCAAGGGCGCCAACCTGGCGATGGAGCGGGTGGATGCCGTCATGCACGGCTGGCCCCTCGCGACCCACGCGTCGAAGCTCGACTCCGACGCGAGCTACCTCCGCTGCCTCGATGCGGCGTTGCGTCCCGAACGCACGGATGCCGTCCGCCTCGGCGTCGCCGGCCACAACCTCTTCGACATCGCCTACGCGTGGCTGCTCGCGGGCGAGCGGGGTGTGCGCGACGACATCGAGATGGAGATGCTCCTCGGGATGGCGCAGGGCCAGGTGCAGGCCGTGTCGCGCGAGGTGGGCCACGTCCTCCTCTACGTGCCGGTCGTGCGGCCCGACGAGTTCGACGTCGCCATCAGCTATCTCGTGCGTCGCCTGGAGGAGAACGCGTCGAGCGACAACTTCCTCTCGGCGGCGTTCGACCTCGCCGACGACCCCGAGATGTTCGCCCGCGAGCGCGATCGCTTCGTCGCCTCGGTGGAGCGCGCCTCTGATCGGGCGCTGCCCGTCGGCCCGAATCGCACGCAGGACCGCGGCGCGGCGGATCGCGCGCACGGGTCGGGTCTCGACGCTCCGGATGCCGCGAGCGTCGACGCGGCGACCGTGCCTCTCTCCCGCCCCGCCGCCGATCCGGCCCTGACGCGCGCCGTGCTGTCGCTCGGCACCGACGACGACGCGTTCGTCGAGACCGCCGTGTTCTCGTCGCACGAGTCCGAGGCGCGCATCGCCGGAGCACCCGGGTTCCGGAACACCCCCGACAGCGACCCGGCGCTTCCCGCCAACCGCGAGTGGGCGCGGGCGATCGTGGGCCGCGTCGCGGCGTCGACCGCCGGTGAGGCGACCGTCGGCGCGGCCCGAATCGACGACGAGGGCGCCCTGGAGGCGGCTGTCGCGCGCGTGCGGGAGGTCGCCGCCGCGTGGGGTTCGACTCCTGCCGCCGAGCGCGGCGCCGTGCTGCAAGCGGCCGCCCGGGCGCTGGAGGCGCGACGGGGCGAGCTCATCGAGGTCGCCGCCGCCGAGACCGGCAAGGTCTTCGCCGAAGCCGACGTCGAGGTGAGCGAAGCGGTCGACTTCGCCGCGTACTACGCCGCGACGGCCCGCGAGCTCGACCGCGTCGCGGGAGCCGTCTTCGTGCCCGCCCGGCTGACCGTCGTCACTCCGCCGTGGAACTTCCCCGTGGCGATCCCCGCCGGGGGAGTGCTCGCCGCGCTCGCCGCCGGGTCGGGCGTCGTCTTCAAGCCGGCCCCGCAAGCGCGCCGGTGCGCGGCGGTCGTCGCGGAGGCCCTGTGGGAGGCGCTGGAGGAATCCGGGATGCCGCGTGAGCTCGTGACGCTCGTCGACATCGACGAGGGCGCGCTCGGTCAGCGTCTCGTGTCGCACCCGGACGTCGACCGCGTCATCCTCACGGGGTCGTGGGACACCGCGGCGCTCTTCCGTTCGTGGCGGCCGGACCTCCCGCTCCTGGCGGAGACGAGCGGCAAGAACGCGATGATCGTGATGCCCTCGGCCGATCTCGACCTCGCCGCCGCCGACCTCGTCAAGAGCGCCTTCGGGCACGCGGGGCAGAAGTGTTCGGCGGCCTCGCTCGCGATCCTCGTCGGACCCGTCGCGCGCTCGCGCCGGTTCGCGCGTCAGCTGGTGGACGCGACGCGATCGCTGCGGGTCGGGATGCCGACAGATCCGCTCAGCGAGGTGGGCCCCGTCGTGGAGAAGCCGCAGGGCAAGCTCGCCTGGGCGCTCACGGAACTGGAGGAGGGCGAGCGGTGGCTCGTCGCACCCGAGCAGGTCGATGAGCCGTCGGCCGACGGTCGGCTGTGGCGCCCCGGCATCCGCGTGGGCGTGCAGCCGGGATCGCGCACGCACCTCGAGGAGTTCTTCGGGCCGATGCTGGGGGTCATGCACGCGCGGTCGCTCACGGAGGCGATCGAACTGCAGAACGCCGTCGCCTACGGCCTCACCGCAGGCCTTTACACGCAGGACCCCGACGACCTCGCGCTGTGGCTCGACGAGGTCGAGGCCGGCAATCTCTACGTCAATCGCGGCATCACGGGAGCGATCGTGCAGCGGCAACCGTTCGGCGGCTGGAAGCGGTCGTCGGTGGGCGCAGGCGCCAAGGCCGGCGGGCCGAACTACCTCGTTGGCCTCGGCTCGTGGCGGGCATCGGCGGGGGCGGCACAGTCGTCGACCCTGCACCTGCGGGGGCTCGACAGCCGCATCACGGCCGTCATCGAGGCCGCGCAGCCGACGCTCGACTACGACGCGTTCGAGTGGCTGCGGCGCGGCGCGCTGTCCGATGCCGTCGCGTGGGATCGCGAGTTCGGCCGCGTGAAAGACGTGTCGGGGCTGAAGGTGGAGCGCAACCTCTTCCGGTACCGGCCGGTGCCGGTGTCGATCCGCGCGACCGGCGATGCCGCCTGGCAGGCGGTGCTGCGGGTCGTGGTCGCCGGTGTCCGCGCGGGCGCCGCCTTCACGCTGAGCGCCCCCGTCGGCATCCCGGCCTCCGTGCGCCGTGCGCTCGGCGAGGTCGACGTGCCGGTGTTCGTCGAGACGGATGCCGAATGGATCGCGCGGCTGCGTGCCGGCGACGCGCAGCGCGTGCGGATCGTCGGCGGCGAGGACGCGGTCGCCGCGGCGCGCGCAGCCCTGGCGGCGGCGACCGAGGGCGATCCCGACGTGGCCGTCTACGGCGACGAGGTGACCACCGCGGGCCGCATCGAACTGCTGCCGTTCCTGCACGAGCAGGCGATCGCGATCACGGCGCACCGCTTCGGCAACCCCGACCGGTGGAGCGAAGCGGTGATCTGA
- a CDS encoding LysR family transcriptional regulator has product MFELRRLRLLHELALRGTLAAVAEALAYSPSTVSQQLSQLERDAGVTLLVPDGRRVRLTEQGAALAAHAARALALDEQIRGELETLRPGVAPVRIAVLQTAARALVPAALTLLAERAPELRVEVSERPPEEGLFELAARGFDLVIAEQYPGHTREHRSGLEREVLGSDPVRIATAAGAPDLASLRDRPWVLEPRGTAARDWAVQQCRAAGFEPDVRFELADLTAHVRLIAAGHAVGLLPDLLWAGERPPVQLTDLPGAAAREVFTAVRRSDRERSGIRLVRDALADAFAARA; this is encoded by the coding sequence ATCTTCGAGCTTCGACGCCTGCGGCTCCTCCACGAACTCGCGCTGCGCGGCACCCTCGCCGCCGTCGCCGAGGCGCTCGCCTACAGTCCGTCCACCGTCTCGCAGCAGCTCAGCCAGTTGGAGCGCGACGCGGGCGTCACCCTGTTGGTCCCCGACGGTCGGCGCGTGCGCCTCACCGAGCAGGGAGCAGCCCTCGCCGCCCACGCAGCGCGCGCGCTCGCCCTCGACGAACAGATCCGCGGCGAACTGGAGACCCTGCGCCCCGGCGTCGCGCCCGTGCGCATCGCCGTGTTGCAGACCGCCGCGCGCGCCCTCGTCCCCGCCGCGCTGACCTTGCTGGCCGAGCGTGCGCCGGAGCTGCGCGTCGAGGTCTCCGAGCGCCCGCCCGAGGAGGGCCTGTTCGAGCTCGCCGCCCGCGGCTTCGACCTGGTCATCGCCGAGCAGTACCCCGGCCACACCCGCGAGCACCGCTCCGGGCTCGAACGGGAAGTGCTCGGCAGCGACCCCGTCCGGATCGCCACAGCCGCGGGCGCGCCCGACCTGGCATCCCTCCGGGACCGACCGTGGGTGCTGGAACCGCGCGGCACCGCGGCCCGCGACTGGGCGGTGCAGCAGTGCCGCGCCGCCGGGTTCGAACCCGACGTGCGGTTCGAACTGGCCGACCTCACCGCCCATGTGCGCCTCATCGCCGCCGGTCACGCCGTGGGGCTCCTCCCCGACCTCCTGTGGGCCGGAGAGCGCCCGCCCGTGCAGCTCACCGACCTGCCGGGCGCCGCGGCCCGCGAGGTTTTTACAGCGGTGCGGCGTTCCGACAGGGAACGCTCCGGCATCCGACTCGTCCGCGACGCCCTCGCCGACGCGTTCGCCGCGCGCGCGTAG
- a CDS encoding acyl-CoA thioesterase → MNVWWRTLLTIWRAKVLLRRRGPIAPTSVGRVRLRTLPTDIDLLGHMNNGRYASLFDLGRFDLLIRTGIWDAMNAQGWYAVVASETVTFRKSLQLWQRFTVESRLYGHDDKAVYQIHRAVVGGEVYAEMIVRARFLRRTGGVVNTEELFEALHRPDDLPPLPQWVTDWAAGAALPSTKAPAPSVWE, encoded by the coding sequence GTGAATGTGTGGTGGCGGACCCTCCTGACGATCTGGCGCGCGAAGGTGCTGCTGCGTCGCCGCGGCCCGATCGCGCCGACCTCCGTCGGCCGGGTGCGACTGCGCACGCTCCCGACCGACATCGACCTGCTCGGGCACATGAACAACGGTCGCTACGCCTCGCTGTTCGACCTCGGTCGGTTCGATCTGCTCATCCGCACCGGCATCTGGGATGCCATGAACGCGCAGGGCTGGTACGCGGTCGTCGCCAGCGAGACCGTGACGTTCCGCAAGTCGCTGCAGCTCTGGCAGCGCTTCACCGTGGAGTCGCGGCTCTACGGGCACGACGACAAGGCGGTCTACCAGATCCACCGCGCTGTCGTGGGTGGCGAGGTGTACGCGGAGATGATCGTGCGGGCGCGGTTCCTGCGCAGGACGGGCGGCGTCGTGAACACCGAGGAGCTGTTCGAGGCCCTGCACCGTCCCGACGACCTGCCGCCCCTGCCGCAGTGGGTGACGGACTGGGCGGCCGGTGCGGCGCTGCCGTCGACGAAGGCTCCCGCCCCGAGCGTCTGGGAGTAG
- a CDS encoding GNAT family N-acetyltransferase has translation MEAEPLTDTVVRPVRDVDAEALGRVHATCWHETYDHLISKAALENVSPKRLAELWTHWAQQGEDFRMVAALVEGEIVGFAGSGPARDRDAPRNRELYFIYLLDRFHGTGIGQKLFDAVGADEDLYLWVAEDNPRAHRFYTRNGFALDGATHTEPFLGETLTEVRFVR, from the coding sequence ATGGAAGCCGAACCGCTGACCGACACCGTCGTCCGTCCCGTTCGCGACGTGGATGCCGAGGCCCTCGGCCGCGTGCACGCGACCTGCTGGCACGAGACCTACGATCACCTGATCAGCAAGGCCGCGCTCGAGAACGTCTCGCCCAAGCGGCTCGCCGAACTGTGGACCCACTGGGCCCAGCAGGGCGAGGACTTCCGCATGGTCGCCGCGCTCGTCGAGGGCGAGATCGTCGGCTTCGCCGGCTCGGGTCCCGCGCGCGACCGCGACGCCCCCCGCAACCGCGAGCTGTACTTCATCTACCTGCTCGACCGCTTCCACGGCACCGGCATCGGACAGAAGCTGTTCGACGCGGTCGGCGCCGACGAAGACCTCTACCTGTGGGTCGCGGAGGACAACCCCCGCGCGCACCGCTTCTACACGCGCAACGGGTTCGCGCTCGACGGTGCGACGCACACCGAGCCGTTCCTCGGCGAGACGCTCACCGAAGTCCGCTTCGTCCGCTGA